A region from the Paraburkholderia youngii genome encodes:
- a CDS encoding DUF502 domain-containing protein codes for MTTKKFTLKSVFLTGLLVLVPLAITLWVLGLIIGTMDQTLLLLPTSWQPERAIGYRLPGLGAVLTLAFIFVVGLLTQNFIGQKLVKWWELLVAHIPVVGPLYTSVKQVSDTLLSSSGNAFRKALLIEYPRRGSYTIAFLTGIPGGDVANHLKEDYVSVYVPTTPNPTSGFFLMVPKSEVIELDMTVDAALKYIVSMGVVAPSAPPPAPVRRTTVEPPL; via the coding sequence ATGACGACGAAGAAATTCACGCTCAAATCGGTGTTTCTGACCGGCCTGCTGGTGCTGGTGCCTCTGGCTATCACACTGTGGGTGCTCGGTCTGATCATCGGCACGATGGACCAGACGCTGTTGCTGCTGCCTACCTCGTGGCAGCCGGAACGCGCGATCGGCTATCGCTTGCCGGGCCTCGGCGCGGTGCTCACGCTCGCGTTCATCTTCGTCGTCGGGCTGTTGACGCAGAACTTCATTGGGCAGAAGCTCGTGAAGTGGTGGGAACTGCTGGTTGCGCACATTCCGGTGGTCGGCCCGCTCTACACCAGCGTCAAGCAGGTGTCCGACACACTGCTGTCGAGCAGCGGCAATGCATTCCGCAAGGCGCTGCTGATCGAGTACCCGCGCCGCGGTTCCTATACGATCGCGTTTCTGACCGGCATCCCGGGCGGCGACGTGGCCAACCATCTGAAGGAAGATTACGTCAGCGTGTACGTGCCGACCACGCCGAACCCGACGTCCGGCTTCTTCCTGATGGTGCCGAAAAGCGAAGTGATCGAGCTCGACATGACGGTCGACGCTGCGCTCAAGTACATCGTCTCGATGGGCGTCGTGGCGCCGTCCGCGCCACCGCCGGCGCCGGTGCGCCGCACCACCGTCGAGCCTCCGCTGTAA
- a CDS encoding FmdB family zinc ribbon protein — translation MPIYAYRCGSCGFGKDVLQKMSDPQLTQCPECGKDTFSKQLTAAGFQLKGSGWYVTDFRGGSGGASTPATSEGKSEPSAAAAPAEQAAPAAPAAPAAAPAAASASGSGSA, via the coding sequence ATGCCGATCTACGCTTATCGTTGCGGGTCATGCGGCTTTGGGAAGGACGTGCTCCAGAAGATGAGCGACCCCCAGTTGACGCAGTGCCCCGAGTGCGGAAAAGACACCTTTAGCAAGCAACTCACCGCCGCCGGCTTCCAGTTGAAAGGCTCCGGCTGGTACGTGACCGATTTCCGCGGCGGCAGCGGCGGCGCGAGCACGCCGGCCACGTCGGAAGGGAAGTCCGAGCCGTCCGCGGCCGCTGCCCCGGCTGAACAGGCTGCCCCGGCCGCGCCCGCGGCCCCCGCCGCAGCGCCCGCCGCCGCGAGCGCGAGCGGTTCCGGCAGCGCCTAG
- a CDS encoding methyltransferase domain-containing protein, translating to MSDPTQPPMPDFANRDPNSPEFWDERFERRFTPWDQAGVPSAFRAFADRHRDAAVLIPGCGSAHEAAWLARRGNLVRAIDFSAAAVAAAREQLGAQHASLVEQADFFTYAPPFTPAWIYERAFFCALPPTRRADYAQRMVELLPSGGLLAGYFFIGATPKGPPFGIERDELDALFTPHFELIEDEAVDDSIAVFAGHERWLTWRRRG from the coding sequence ATGAGCGATCCGACCCAACCCCCCATGCCCGATTTCGCGAACCGCGATCCCAACTCACCCGAGTTCTGGGACGAACGTTTCGAGCGCCGTTTCACGCCGTGGGACCAGGCGGGCGTGCCGTCCGCGTTTCGCGCGTTCGCTGACCGGCACCGCGACGCCGCAGTGCTGATTCCAGGCTGCGGCAGTGCCCACGAAGCGGCATGGCTCGCGCGTCGGGGCAACCTGGTGCGCGCGATCGACTTCTCCGCCGCCGCCGTCGCGGCGGCGCGCGAGCAACTCGGCGCGCAGCACGCATCGCTGGTCGAGCAGGCAGACTTTTTCACCTATGCGCCGCCGTTCACGCCCGCGTGGATCTACGAGCGCGCGTTCTTCTGCGCGCTGCCGCCGACGCGCCGCGCTGACTATGCGCAACGCATGGTCGAACTGCTGCCGTCCGGCGGGTTGCTCGCGGGGTACTTTTTTATCGGCGCGACGCCGAAGGGGCCGCCGTTCGGCATCGAACGCGATGAGCTCGACGCGCTGTTCACGCCACACTTCGAGCTTATCGAAGACGAAGCGGTCGACGACTCGATCGCCGTTTTTGCCGGACACGAGCGCTGGCTCACCTGGCGGCGTCGCGGCTAG
- the ubiB gene encoding ubiquinone biosynthesis regulatory protein kinase UbiB: MRFLRFLKIFFTVIRFGLDEMMLSRINDRRVRLLLRITTLGRKFDAPPGVRLRLALESLGPIFVKFGQVLSTRRDLLPVDIANELAKLQDQVPPFDSAVAIALVEKSLGAPVDVLFDDFERVPVASASIAQVHFATVKAGQHAGKAVAVKVLRPNMLPVIDSDLALLRDIAVWAERLWADGKRLKPREVVAEFDKYLHDELDLMREAANGSQLRRNFQGLDLLLVPEMYWEFCTPTVLVMERMVGVPISQVDTLRAAGVDIPKLAREGVEIFFTQVFRDGFFHADMHPGNIQVSLDPAHFGRYIALDFGIIGALSDFDKNYLAQNFLAFFKRDYHRVATLHLESGWVPPTTRVEELESAIRAVCEPYFDRALKDISLGQVLMRLFSTSRRFNVEIQPQLVLLQKTMLNVEGLGRSLDPELDLWKTAKPYLERWMNEQIGLRGWYERLKIEAPQWSKTLPQLPRLVHNMLAERHHPVGGANDDVIRQILLEQKRTNRLLQGLLLFGVAVGVGAMLARAFLALAYGG; encoded by the coding sequence ATGCGTTTTCTGCGTTTTCTCAAGATATTTTTCACGGTCATCCGCTTCGGCCTCGACGAAATGATGTTGAGCCGCATCAACGATCGGCGCGTGCGTTTGCTGCTGCGAATCACGACCCTCGGCCGCAAGTTCGATGCGCCTCCGGGCGTTCGTCTGCGGCTCGCACTCGAAAGTCTCGGGCCGATCTTCGTCAAGTTCGGCCAGGTGTTGTCGACCCGTCGCGATCTGCTGCCGGTCGATATCGCCAACGAACTCGCGAAGCTGCAGGACCAGGTGCCGCCGTTCGATTCGGCGGTCGCGATCGCACTCGTCGAGAAGTCGCTCGGCGCGCCGGTCGACGTGTTGTTCGACGATTTCGAGCGGGTCCCGGTCGCGAGCGCGTCGATCGCGCAGGTCCACTTCGCGACGGTGAAGGCCGGCCAGCACGCAGGCAAGGCGGTCGCGGTGAAGGTGCTGCGCCCCAACATGCTGCCGGTGATCGATTCCGACCTCGCGCTGTTGCGCGACATCGCCGTGTGGGCCGAGCGTCTGTGGGCCGACGGCAAACGACTGAAGCCGCGCGAAGTGGTCGCCGAATTCGACAAGTATCTGCACGACGAACTCGACCTGATGCGCGAGGCTGCCAACGGTAGCCAGTTGCGGCGCAACTTCCAGGGGCTCGACCTGCTGCTCGTGCCCGAGATGTACTGGGAATTCTGCACGCCCACGGTGCTCGTGATGGAGCGGATGGTCGGTGTGCCGATCAGCCAGGTCGACACATTGCGCGCGGCGGGCGTCGATATCCCGAAGCTCGCGCGCGAGGGCGTCGAGATTTTCTTCACGCAGGTGTTCCGCGACGGCTTTTTCCACGCCGACATGCACCCCGGCAACATCCAGGTGAGCCTCGATCCCGCGCACTTCGGCCGCTATATCGCGCTCGACTTCGGCATCATCGGCGCGCTGTCGGACTTCGATAAAAACTACCTCGCGCAAAACTTCCTCGCCTTCTTCAAGCGCGACTACCATCGCGTCGCGACGCTGCATCTGGAGTCGGGCTGGGTGCCGCCGACCACGCGTGTCGAGGAGCTCGAAAGCGCGATCCGCGCGGTCTGTGAACCGTACTTCGATCGCGCACTGAAGGACATTTCGCTCGGCCAGGTGCTGATGCGCCTGTTCTCGACGTCGCGGCGCTTTAACGTCGAGATCCAGCCGCAGCTCGTATTGCTGCAAAAGACGATGCTGAACGTGGAAGGACTCGGCCGTTCGCTCGACCCCGAACTGGATCTCTGGAAGACCGCGAAGCCTTACCTCGAGCGCTGGATGAACGAGCAGATCGGCTTGCGCGGCTGGTACGAGCGTTTGAAGATCGAGGCGCCGCAGTGGAGCAAGACGCTGCCGCAGTTGCCGCGTCTCGTCCACAACATGCTGGCCGAGCGCCATCATCCAGTGGGCGGCGCGAACGACGACGTGATCCGCCAGATCCTGCTCGAGCAGAAGCGCACCAACCGTCTGCTGCAAGGCCTGCTGCTGTTCGGCGTGGCGGTCGGCGTCGGCGCGATGCTGGCGCGGGCGTTCCTGGCGCTCGCATACGGCGGTTGA
- a CDS encoding ubiquinone biosynthesis accessory factor UbiJ: MTLAAKPFAAAVNHLLARESWARERLAPYAGKTARLSSPPVVLALLVQPDGYLGTLDEADAHQFDVTVSVPSDALPAFLQGGQAAVMKHVKIEGDAEFATVIAKLAEHLRWEPEEDLSKLIGDGPAWRITSLVRSVGEHVQRTGRNLLDTAAEYLLDENPQLVRRTALADFNVELARARDSLARVEKRIERLEQKVEARGAQASGGAATSRGTR; the protein is encoded by the coding sequence ATGACCCTCGCCGCCAAGCCCTTCGCTGCTGCTGTCAATCATCTGCTCGCCCGCGAATCGTGGGCCCGCGAGCGCCTCGCCCCGTACGCGGGCAAGACCGCACGCCTGTCATCTCCACCGGTTGTGCTTGCACTGCTCGTGCAGCCCGACGGCTATCTCGGCACGCTCGACGAAGCCGATGCGCATCAGTTCGACGTGACCGTCTCGGTGCCGTCCGACGCACTGCCGGCCTTCCTGCAAGGTGGCCAGGCCGCAGTGATGAAGCACGTGAAGATCGAGGGCGACGCCGAGTTCGCGACCGTGATCGCGAAGCTCGCCGAGCATCTGCGCTGGGAGCCGGAGGAAGATCTCTCGAAGCTGATCGGTGATGGGCCCGCGTGGCGCATCACGTCGCTCGTGCGTTCGGTCGGCGAGCATGTGCAACGCACCGGCCGCAACCTGCTCGACACGGCAGCCGAGTATCTGCTCGACGAGAATCCGCAGCTGGTGCGCCGTACCGCGCTCGCGGACTTCAACGTCGAGCTGGCGCGCGCGCGTGATTCGCTCGCGCGCGTCGAAAAGCGCATCGAGCGTCTCGAACAGAAGGTCGAAGCCCGCGGCGCGCAAGCGTCGGGCGGCGCCGCCACGTCGCGCGGCACGCGCTAG